From Maniola hyperantus chromosome 28, iAphHyp1.2, whole genome shotgun sequence, one genomic window encodes:
- the LOC117995123 gene encoding GTP-binding protein 2-like, whose protein sequence is MDSFFSLFDPSEGNQNKTSKKSRHKNDQENVRKNPDAPKGRRRGRRSHGKNETLPEESSFLCEPDLSSEILVKDCSYIENYIEVNRPDDDTKGDSEKKPRRRNSGRKNRRKKKISPAKDILPSTAWQDPLDFSETTLNNQSSIPKICDEKIGKNVNDLKNEDYKATKRKDNKGKDIDKDKKGGFTDRVYNVIDTLEKVGIKEDMYLAGDFNAEDLESDFFYSSDDMDDFCDDTTSDAEDSGDECYGSLPPEPRFGNVEYKLQLVSPCERRFQHLVTQLKWRLRSGGGSAVYVVGVRDCGALRGLRAGPLRASLRALRSMANAIGAVLASARTRRVAPNRAVAEVYIRKLADTQQSVELRVAVMGANEAGKSTLIGVLTQGELDNGRGSARLNMFRHLHEVKSGRTSSLSHEILGFDAQGNVVNYGCSELMTAERIGERSAKLVSFLDLAGHSKYQRTTLHGLTGYSPHYAMLVISATAGITRITEEHIGLLLALDMPFFAVINKCELANVAVTSVVQRLAQLLEPANRKPLLITDENLARNCVVPQKSILDAIDSTTDTVKEDELEMEVVPVFPVSCVRGVGLNSLHAYLLALQPPGDSVQHKPEDETCEFQIDEIFHVGESTGPVVGGLLARGQLHEGDNLIIGPLDTGEFVEISVKTIYRNRVPCGSVKAGQSASLGLSHYPPNLRQGMVLLAVPEKYKCGDCDKPTFGGCPPGKCKGRQINEIVQTSQSIEKNRKNARRQHKNVLQDIANVQNNLTKTIDKGAANIQKIIIDKDLTNVQNKTNSMDGEVTNIEKRITDKHKEATNVQKIEKNATNLQKLTKSIEKNPNMYTSDDDSEYVTDVIVCDDMCVCDDLVVLEDPNDPRGCIYFQASVHVLRHSTAIYPGFQCSVHVGNVRQTAIIEGIMSPNNVLRAGEAAPVIFRFARCPEYLVKGRRLLFTAGLGTRAIGRVTQTFPYVP, encoded by the exons ATGGACTCGTTCTTCAGTCTCTTCGACCCTTCCGAGGGCAACCAGAACAAGACCAGCAAGAAGAGTAGACATAAAAACGACCAGGAGAACGTCAGGAAAAATCCAGACGCTCCGAAAG GTCGTCGTAGAGGGCGCAGATCGCATGGAAAGAATGAAACCTTGCCCGAAGAGTCGTCCTTCCTGTGCGAGCCAGATCTGAGCAGCGAGATACTTGTCAAGGACTGCAGTTACATTGAAAACTACATAGAAGTCAACAGGCCTGATGATG ATACAAAAGGTGACAGCGAAAAGAAACCACGCAGACGGAATTCCGGTCGGAAAAACCGACGGAAAAAGAAAATATCACCAGCAAAGGACATCCTACCCAGCACAGCGTGGCAAGACCCCTTGGACTTTTCCGAAACTACCCTCAACAACCAATCTTCTATACCCAAGATATGCGATGAGAAAATAGGCAAAAACGTCAACGACCTAAAGAACGAAGATTATAAAGCAACAAAAAGGAAAGATAACAAAGGAaaagatatagataaagataaaaAAGGTGGTTTCACGGATCGCGTGTATAACGTGATAGATACGTTAGAGAAAGTCGGTATAAAGGAGGATATGTATTTGGCCGGGGATTTCAATGCGGAggatctggagagtgacttttTCTATAGTTCTGACGATATGGATGATTTTTGTGATGATAC GACATCAGATGCGGAGGATTCCGGCGACGAATGTTACGGCAGTCTACCTCCTGAGCCGAGATTCGGCAATGTAGAATACAAGTTGCAACTGGTGTCACCCTGCGAGAGGAGGTTCCAGCATCTGGTTACACAA CTAAAGTGGCGTCTCCGTTCCGGTGGAGGTAGCGCAGTGTACGTAGTAGGGGTCCGCGATTGCGGAGCACTGCGGGGCTTACGCGCCGGTCCGCTCCGTGCCTCGCTCCGTGCTCTGCGGAGCATGGCTAATGCTATAGGGGCCGTACTTGCCAGCGCACGTACGCGACGCGTCGCGCCTAACAGGGCGGTTGCTGAAGTTTATATTAGAAAG TTGGCCGACACACAGCAGAGTGTAGAGCTGAGGGTGGCTGTGATGGGAGCCAACGAAGCTGGCAAATCTACTCTTATAGGTGTTTTGACTCAAG GTGAACTCGATAATGGTCGCGGGAGCGCCCGTCTGAACATGTTCAGACATTTGCACGAGGTGAAGAGTGGGCGCACCTCCTCCCTGAGCCACGAGATACTGGGGTTCGATGCTCAG GGTaacgtggtaaactatggctgTTCAGAACTCATGACAGCAGAGAGGATTGGTGAAAGAAGTGCCAAGCTGGTTTCATTCCTGGATCTGGCTGGCCACAGTAAATATCAAAGGACCACCCTACACGGTCTGACCGGGTATTCCCCGCACTACGCCATGCTTGTG ATCTCAGCCACTGCAGGTATAACTCGTATAACAGAAGAGCACATCGGTCTACTGTTAGCCCTGGATATGCCATTCTTTGCAGTAATAAACAAATGTGAGCTAGCAAATGTAGCTGTCACTTCTGTAGTGCAACGACTAGCGCAGCTACTGGAACCAGCGAATAGG AAACCATTATTAATAACGGATGAGAACCTCGCACGTAACTGCGTAGTGCCGCAGAAGTCTATACTGGATGCCATAGACAGCACCACAGACACAGTGAAAGAAGACGA GTTGGAAATGGAGGTGGTGCCAGTTTTCCCAGTGAGTTGCGTTCGCGGTGTGGGACTGAACTCTCTCCACGCGTACTTGCTGGCCCTCCAGCCGCCAGGGGATAGCGTGCAGCACAAACCAGAagat GAAACGTGTGAATTTCAAATCGACGAGATTTTCCACGTGGGGGAGTCGACGGGACCCGTGGTGGGGGGCCTGCTGGCCAGGGGACAGCTGCACGAGGGGGACAACTTGATCATAG GGCCGCTAGACACAGGTGAATTCGTGGAGATATCGGTGAAGACTATCTACAGAAACCGCGTGCCCTGTGGTAGTGTGAAGGCGGGCCAGAGCGCCTCGCTAGGTCTAAGCCACTACCCACCCAACCTGCGGCAGGGCATGGTGTTGCTTGCCGTGCCCGAAAAGTACAAGTGTGGTGACTGCGACAAGCCCACCTTTGGAGGGTGCCCGCCCGGCAAGTGCAAAGGACGACAG ATAAACGAAATAGTACAAACATCACAGAGCATTGAAAAGAATCGCAAAAACGCGCGGAGACAGCACAAAAATGTCCTCCAAGACATTGCCAACGTTCAGAACAATTTAACTAAAACCATAGACAAAGGTGCTGCCAACATACAGAAAATAATCATAGACAAGGATTTAACTAACGTTCAGAACAAAACAAATTCCATGGATGGAGAAGTCACCAACATTGAAAAACGAATCACTGACAAACATAAAGAAGCTACCAATGTTcagaaaatagaaaaaaatgctACCAACTTACAAAAACTAACAAAAAGCATAGAGAAAAACCCCAACATGTATACGTCTGATGATGATAGCGAATATGTGACAGATGTGATAGTTTGTGATGACATGTGCGTTTGTGATGACTTAGTGGTATTAGAAGACCCTAATGATCCGAGGGGATGCATTTATTTCCAA